The Fimbriimonas ginsengisoli Gsoil 348 genome window below encodes:
- a CDS encoding DUF1844 domain-containing protein: protein MADQDSNLPQKAPSVYDHIAMMIQQMAHVCWAKLGLQPDTITGKLEQNLEEAKVAIDVVASLVRVLEPQLDEEDRRQLQGMLRDLRLNFVQKSTEASS, encoded by the coding sequence ATGGCTGACCAAGATTCGAATCTCCCGCAAAAGGCGCCCAGCGTTTACGACCACATCGCGATGATGATTCAGCAAATGGCACACGTTTGCTGGGCCAAACTTGGACTTCAACCGGATACAATTACAGGGAAACTTGAACAGAACCTTGAAGAGGCTAAGGTCGCCATAGACGTGGTTGCCAGCCTCGTCCGGGTTTTGGAGCCGCAGCTCGATGAAGAGGATCGTCGGCAACTGCAGGGCATGTTGCGAGACTTGCGGCTCAACTTTGTACAGAAGAGCACGGAGGCTAGTTCTTGA
- a CDS encoding GNAT family N-acetyltransferase, giving the protein MKLSFRSVDFDRLAAFWNSFYPERYRIDADLLQLKTVQCPVFDWGASYVEQADGETLGFVIVKKSAGLLYPGLDRDQANLSAIGYCDANFGVDLLADLKRLLRNRGCTRLVFGQDSDHFFPGCPEDFPSLINFLTVEGFAPTGVSNDLERDLADYENPYATPEGDELRLMEAKDIPALEEFFEREFPHRWRYDVMRKIEADGPGCVFGLFHGDRVDGFALIQQSGHKCPIGGAVWHNDLGENWGSLGPIGVSAALRGKGSGHALLGNSLTHLKNAGVRRCIIDWTGLVEFYGRHGFEVTRRYRSMVLDLPE; this is encoded by the coding sequence ATGAAGCTCTCTTTTCGCTCGGTCGACTTCGATCGGCTTGCCGCGTTTTGGAATAGCTTCTATCCAGAGCGTTACCGAATCGACGCGGATCTGCTGCAATTGAAAACGGTGCAGTGCCCCGTTTTCGACTGGGGCGCCTCATATGTAGAGCAGGCAGACGGAGAGACGCTTGGCTTCGTCATCGTGAAGAAGTCGGCCGGCCTTCTGTATCCAGGGCTCGACCGCGACCAAGCAAACCTTTCGGCGATCGGTTATTGCGACGCCAATTTCGGAGTCGATCTGCTGGCGGACTTGAAGAGGCTTTTGCGAAACCGCGGCTGCACCCGGCTGGTGTTCGGACAAGATTCCGACCACTTCTTTCCCGGTTGCCCGGAGGACTTTCCGAGCTTGATCAACTTTCTAACCGTGGAAGGGTTCGCACCGACCGGAGTCAGCAACGACCTAGAGCGCGACCTTGCCGACTACGAGAACCCGTACGCTACGCCGGAAGGAGATGAGCTTCGTCTGATGGAAGCGAAAGATATTCCGGCTCTGGAGGAGTTTTTCGAGCGGGAGTTTCCCCACCGGTGGCGGTACGACGTGATGCGCAAGATAGAAGCGGACGGACCGGGATGCGTCTTCGGCCTCTTTCACGGCGACCGGGTCGATGGATTCGCGCTTATCCAGCAGAGCGGCCACAAGTGCCCGATCGGTGGAGCGGTTTGGCATAACGACCTTGGTGAAAACTGGGGAAGCCTGGGGCCGATCGGGGTCTCGGCGGCGCTTCGCGGCAAGGGGAGTGGGCATGCTCTCCTTGGCAACTCGCTGACTCACCTAAAGAATGCCGGCGTTCGGCGATGCATCATCGACTGGACCGGATTGGTGGAGTTTTACGGCCGCCACGGTTTCGAGGTGACGCGCCGGTACCGCTCAATGGTCTTGGATTTGCCGGAGTAG